A window of Gossypium raimondii isolate GPD5lz chromosome 7, ASM2569854v1, whole genome shotgun sequence genomic DNA:
ATATCGTTTCATACTATCAGAAAGCTGCAGAAAGAGGAGGCTACGGAGGTGAGAGATATGAACAGCTTGAGTTTCAGCGGAAAGTCGCCCAACACTATAAACTCCTCAAAGATTCTTCATGGAAggtaatatatatgtatatgtctATGTATATGTTGGCCATAGATGAAAGTTTTCTGTGTTGATTGCAGATTGTAGATGCTTGCCAACCCTTGGATGATGTGGAAAAACAGGTGAAAGAGATTGTATTACAGCATATCATAGCATGCCAAAAAGGGAAAATTCTTTCATCCGTCTGTggagtttttatattttaaatcggTGGTGGtgtttttggatttggatttcaaTTTAGTATCTTTTTTCAAACTAGAAATGGTATCCTTGAATTTCACAATATTGCTATGGTTACATTTATTAAGATGTTGTTATAGTTTTAAGGTAAATTATTAGAAggttattatatttattgaattattcaaaacttttcattttaagttatttgaTTGATAAAATCATGGTTGTATAGCCTTTTTTGGTTTGCACCTCCTATACTAATCAAgagctcttttctttttacaatttaatttttttcatcaattaattttcaacatatcaaattttcgaatcaaaatctaaacaattttcttttccatcaaATTGTCTTGGATCTAAGGCATGTTTTATTTGTCAATAGATATTGGTCCATCATATGAATTATcaaattgtcatttgaggtcaataattggatttaaaaaaaagtctagtaacttaaataaattttttaaatagtttagaaGCTATTTTGtacccttttaaaattaagtgaccaatatataaacttattaatgaTTTAGTGATCTTGGGTGCAATTTAACCCCATAAAAGGTGATTCATATGAAAAGGCCAAAACTGGACGTTAAATAAAAAGCCGAAAAGGGTGTTGTAGCTTGAAGAAATCTACAAAAGAGATTAATTGTTACATGGCTCTAACAATCTCTCCCTTTTCTTTGCCATATATTCACAAAAACCCGTCAAATTTTCACCACAAATTGAAGAACCCTTGTTTATCTTCTATTAAAACCCACCAAATACAATCCAAATCAGGTCTATTTCCAATTTTCTGCACATCGAAACCCAGCACCAAGAACCTGAAAACATGCAAGAATTGCAAAACCCAATTCGACCCATTGCTCAATCACCCTCGAGCATGCCATTTTCACACTGCCCATTTCGGAGgtaaccatttttttttctgcATTACTTCGTTTGCACTGATTTCAGCGTTGTATGCTTGAACTGTAAACATAGCCGCATAGGCAAAGTATTTCTGTCAAAATTTGGGGGTTTTAAGCTTTAgataactaaaagaaaaatgggttcTTTTGTTTAGGAAttgttgattgaattttattattattagtttttttatcaaTGATTTTGGGTGTTGAATGGTTTAAGTTCTAGCTAAATGAGAGTGGTGACAATCTTGCATAATCAGTTTGCAAAGTTAATTGTTGAATTAACAGTAATAATTTGTAATGATAAGTTCATTCCTTGTTCATATCTTACCACAATTGGCTTTGTGGGAGCCATAATTGAGATATAGTCTATGTAACTCTCGAGTTTGAGCGTTGGATATGTGCACCACATAGGTGTtcaaaaatgagtttttcaatgtatttggaaaatcatagatATGTGTCGAATACGAGTactaaaaaaacttaaaaagtagAGTAACATGGGATATGTCGATATTGGAAAGTGACGTGGAGGAAGATGGGATGGAGATCAAGAACGGTTCACCCTATTAGGGTGGAGAGTTGTATTGTGTAGGTGGTGAAAAGGAACGAAGGGAAGGAAGGGAAAGGATGGACTGTTTGTATAGTAAGGGATCAATGAACATGGCACCTCCTTCAGGTGAGAGAGAGCTTATATCAATGTTTTTTAAACTGGACCATTGGTTGAGTCAGTTAGGATACCAAATCGCCAATTCAATTGGTTTGACTGGTTCAAtcgatttgaataaaaaattattaaaaattaaaaaaaaaattaaaaaattttggttcaatcAGTTTTTAGCCAGTTTATCTGCCAGTTCAATCAGTTCTCAATCTAACCGGGTTAAACCACTCTTCAGACCTACCCTGGTAGGTTCGATTCGGTTCAAACAACAC
This region includes:
- the LOC105788993 gene encoding uncharacterized protein LOC105788993, translating into MALTISPFSLPYIHKNPSNFHHKLKNPCLSSIKTHQIQSKSGLFPIFCTSKPSTKNLKTCKNCKTQFDPLLNHPRACHFHTAHFGGETKRKFESVYAGGTMDTPESGKVFQYWHCCGSEDPFDPGCTAAPHASYDD